A section of the Myxococcus virescens genome encodes:
- a CDS encoding rhomboid family intramembrane serine protease, whose protein sequence is MMLFLPLGVDNTELERLPRVSITIAAICIVAFFISWVVPSNPLGVGENELRSLLEQSLEHPDLEFPPACAERLLSDSGRRLVRNMHQRVAESDGAESVTNRQQGLNERCEELIAQHDSSLLSRFSLVPARGLAQPGWLTYMFLHLGWMHLLGNLLFFYVTSLLLEDAWGRPLFAGFYVVGGLVAGVAHYAIDPASESVMVGASGAVAACMGAFCLRFAQRRVRIGYFVWLLKIFRGTFPVPGWVWGGLWFGNEVLNYYLLGNNTGVAVMAHIGGFVFGFAGASLLRVTQLEERVVAPALAAKQGGWVADPRLAEAQEALDQGDRTAARAGFQRLLKTQPDHTDALLSLGRMDLEDGKTQAGTARVERALHTLAGRASTDALWFAMEPLVSLLPIDALRPASAWKLAQALDTEDAPPASLETTEALYSVAGGGAGIIAVRALIRATELRMAHYKDLERAAGYLARAKPLLTGEAATAGDRVRELDAEITRVLEENAWKKRDAAPTPTVNAPPAPPRIFPCRIVSMTDMALTVEAANGQRRTMAMAEVLAIAVGMLPVAGPPGTPPRQTVLTDLVLSWGSANEGARVLRVNVAGLALNHFYPGVAPREAYARFLADMLERTNANALPDASSLKQGQYPRFNSEAELSQHYYGGSAAAA, encoded by the coding sequence ATGATGCTGTTCCTGCCCTTGGGGGTGGACAACACCGAGCTGGAGCGTCTGCCTCGGGTATCCATCACCATCGCGGCCATCTGTATCGTGGCCTTCTTCATCTCCTGGGTCGTTCCGTCCAATCCCCTGGGCGTGGGTGAAAACGAGCTGCGCTCCTTGCTGGAGCAGTCGCTCGAGCACCCGGACCTGGAGTTCCCTCCCGCGTGTGCGGAGCGGCTGCTGTCCGATTCGGGCCGGAGGCTGGTGCGCAACATGCACCAACGCGTCGCGGAATCCGACGGAGCGGAGAGCGTGACGAACCGGCAGCAGGGACTGAATGAGCGCTGCGAGGAGCTCATCGCCCAGCACGACTCGAGCCTGCTCTCGCGCTTCTCCCTGGTGCCCGCGCGGGGACTCGCCCAGCCCGGCTGGCTCACGTACATGTTCCTCCACTTGGGGTGGATGCACCTGCTGGGGAACCTGCTGTTCTTCTACGTGACCAGCCTGCTGCTCGAGGATGCCTGGGGCCGGCCACTGTTCGCGGGTTTCTACGTCGTGGGCGGGCTGGTGGCGGGCGTGGCCCACTATGCCATCGACCCCGCATCAGAGTCGGTGATGGTGGGTGCCTCCGGCGCCGTGGCCGCGTGCATGGGCGCCTTCTGTCTGCGCTTCGCCCAGCGACGGGTCCGCATCGGCTACTTCGTCTGGCTGCTGAAAATCTTCCGCGGCACCTTCCCCGTTCCCGGTTGGGTCTGGGGCGGCCTGTGGTTCGGCAACGAGGTGCTGAACTACTACCTCCTGGGCAACAACACGGGCGTCGCGGTGATGGCCCACATCGGCGGTTTCGTCTTCGGCTTCGCGGGCGCATCGCTGCTGCGCGTCACGCAGTTGGAGGAACGGGTGGTGGCGCCCGCGCTCGCCGCGAAGCAGGGCGGCTGGGTGGCCGACCCGCGGCTGGCGGAGGCCCAGGAGGCGCTCGACCAGGGAGACCGCACGGCCGCACGCGCGGGCTTCCAGCGCTTGCTGAAGACCCAGCCGGACCACACCGACGCATTGCTGTCGCTGGGCCGCATGGACCTGGAGGACGGCAAGACGCAGGCCGGCACGGCGCGGGTGGAGCGGGCGCTCCATACGCTCGCGGGTCGCGCCTCCACGGACGCGCTGTGGTTCGCGATGGAGCCGTTGGTCTCGCTGCTGCCCATCGACGCGCTGCGGCCCGCCTCCGCCTGGAAGCTGGCGCAGGCGCTGGACACGGAAGACGCGCCGCCGGCCTCGTTGGAGACGACGGAAGCCCTGTACAGCGTGGCGGGCGGGGGCGCGGGCATCATCGCGGTGCGCGCGCTCATCCGCGCCACGGAGCTGCGGATGGCGCACTACAAGGACCTCGAGCGGGCAGCAGGCTACCTCGCGCGCGCCAAGCCGCTGTTGACGGGAGAAGCTGCGACGGCGGGTGACCGGGTCCGGGAGCTGGACGCCGAAATCACGCGGGTGCTGGAAGAGAACGCCTGGAAGAAGCGGGACGCTGCGCCAACGCCCACCGTGAACGCGCCCCCCGCGCCGCCGCGCATCTTTCCCTGCCGCATCGTGAGCATGACGGACATGGCCCTCACCGTGGAGGCCGCCAATGGCCAGCGCCGGACGATGGCCATGGCGGAAGTACTGGCGATTGCCGTGGGCATGTTGCCCGTCGCCGGACCGCCTGGGACGCCTCCGCGTCAGACGGTGCTCACCGACCTGGTGCTCTCCTGGGGGAGCGCCAACGAAGGAGCGCGCGTGCTGCGGGTGAACGTCGCGGGGCTCGCGCTGAACCACTTCTATCCAGGCGTGGCACCCCGTGAGGCCTATGCGCGATTCCTGGCGGACATGCTGGAGCGCACCAACGCCAACGCGCTTCCGGACGCCTCCTCCCTGAAGCAGGGGCAGTACCCGCGCTTCAACAGCGAGGCGGAGCTGAGCCAGCACTACTACGGCGGGAGCGCGGCAGCGGCCTGA
- a CDS encoding DUSAM domain-containing protein, protein MAEAIDWDPVRELARRVEAGEALALTAEVRALLLRSAREVGIPEEDAHAAVAGVATATALLHETRRRIRDGSQRLMRALTGARRLRDAGDAAGARALLEDVLAVEQVPLYREQAELALEDME, encoded by the coding sequence ATGGCCGAGGCGATTGACTGGGACCCGGTGCGCGAACTGGCGCGGCGCGTGGAGGCCGGTGAGGCGCTGGCGCTGACGGCCGAGGTGCGCGCCTTGCTCCTTCGTTCGGCACGGGAGGTGGGCATTCCCGAAGAGGATGCACATGCCGCCGTCGCGGGCGTTGCCACGGCGACAGCGCTTCTTCACGAGACTCGCCGCCGCATTCGTGATGGCTCGCAACGTCTCATGCGCGCGCTGACGGGGGCCCGCCGGCTTCGGGACGCGGGCGACGCCGCTGGCGCGCGCGCGCTGCTGGAAGATGTGCTCGCGGTGGAGCAGGTGCCCCTCTATCGGGAGCAGGCCGAGTTGGCCCTGGAAGACATGGAGTGA
- a CDS encoding fatty acid desaturase family protein, producing MSQATKAKFLESGPFFQDLRARVEVHLGASGRSPRDLPRMYAKTVVILGWFAASYVWLLLGASGPWGAVAGCVSLGLAVAGVGFSVQHDANHGSYSVHRGINRILGWTLDVIGGSSYVWSWKHNIFHHSHTNVVGLDEDIDIQPLCRLAPGQRLHRAHRFQHAYIWGLYALLPMKWHFIDDFKDLVTGRVGRQKMPRPGGLKLAGAMGGKLMFYGWAIALPLCFRPLWQVALCYALASFVLGLTLATVFQLAHCVEEADFSLPPEANRPFSRDWAAHQVASTVDFARGNSLVSWYLGGLNFQVEHHLFPRVCHLHYPALSRIVEDTCRERGIRYRANESVGAALKSHVRWLKRMGQPAIEGAT from the coding sequence TTGTCGCAAGCAACGAAGGCGAAGTTTCTCGAGTCGGGGCCCTTCTTCCAGGACCTCAGGGCGCGGGTAGAGGTTCATCTGGGCGCGAGCGGGCGCTCGCCCCGTGACCTCCCGCGCATGTACGCGAAGACGGTGGTCATCCTGGGCTGGTTCGCGGCCTCCTATGTCTGGCTCCTTCTAGGCGCCTCGGGGCCGTGGGGTGCGGTCGCCGGGTGCGTGTCCCTGGGGCTGGCCGTGGCGGGAGTGGGGTTCAGCGTCCAGCACGATGCCAACCATGGAAGCTACTCGGTGCACCGGGGCATCAACCGGATTCTCGGATGGACGCTCGATGTCATCGGTGGCTCGTCCTACGTGTGGAGCTGGAAGCACAACATCTTCCATCACAGCCACACGAACGTGGTCGGTCTCGATGAGGACATCGACATCCAGCCGCTGTGCCGGCTGGCTCCAGGCCAGCGGCTGCACAGGGCCCATCGCTTCCAGCATGCCTATATCTGGGGGCTCTACGCGCTGCTTCCCATGAAGTGGCACTTCATCGATGACTTCAAGGACCTGGTCACCGGACGCGTGGGACGGCAGAAGATGCCGCGCCCCGGCGGGTTGAAGCTGGCCGGGGCCATGGGTGGAAAGCTGATGTTCTATGGCTGGGCCATCGCGCTGCCGTTGTGCTTCCGCCCGCTCTGGCAGGTCGCGCTGTGTTACGCGCTCGCCTCGTTCGTGCTCGGGCTGACGCTTGCCACCGTGTTTCAGCTGGCGCACTGCGTGGAGGAGGCGGACTTCTCCCTGCCGCCGGAAGCGAACCGACCCTTCTCCCGTGACTGGGCTGCGCATCAGGTCGCTTCGACCGTGGACTTCGCGCGTGGCAATTCGCTGGTGAGCTGGTACCTGGGCGGGCTGAACTTCCAGGTGGAGCACCACCTCTTCCCGCGGGTGTGTCATCTGCACTACCCAGCGCTTTCCCGCATTGTCGAAGACACCTGCCGGGAGCGCGGCATTCGCTACCGGGCGAATGAGAGCGTTGGTGCGGCATTGAAGAGCCACGTACGTTGGCTCAAGCGGATGGGGCAGCCAGCCATCGAGGGGGCGACATGA
- a CDS encoding site-2 protease family protein, whose product MRAARGSFQIGSFRGIPVRVHFSLLLVLPLFAFLFGGAFRRAAEVAEVPPERLGGSPVLWGLVVAVGLFASVFIHELAHTVYALRRGGTVRSITLMMVGGVSELTEAPPRPRDEALMAAVGPLTSILLAVLLGGATWLLQEVRSFNLQFAFFYMASLNLFLGVFNLLPAFPMDGGRIVRASLAGRLGMVRATQVASWLGRGFAVLFGVWAVLSLNPFLVVIAFFIFMGAQAEAQQVRMKMTLERVPVADLMTPRRVGVDAGASLDQALWDLRRARLLLLPVTEDERPVGQVSLETVRAVPDSERMTRTAREVMVPAVVVRLDEDGWTALRRMAEEEMPQLVVVEADGVLAGTLDVNDVQRGMALYQAREQRSGQQERRWRQERPA is encoded by the coding sequence ATGCGCGCCGCGCGAGGTTCCTTTCAAATCGGCTCGTTCCGCGGCATTCCCGTCCGCGTCCACTTCTCGCTGTTGCTGGTCCTTCCGCTGTTTGCGTTCCTATTCGGCGGCGCCTTCCGGCGTGCGGCGGAGGTGGCGGAAGTCCCCCCGGAGCGACTCGGCGGCTCGCCCGTGCTGTGGGGGCTGGTGGTGGCGGTGGGCTTGTTCGCGTCCGTGTTCATTCACGAACTGGCGCACACCGTGTACGCGCTGCGCCGTGGCGGGACGGTGCGCTCGATTACGTTGATGATGGTGGGCGGTGTGTCGGAGTTGACGGAGGCGCCGCCGCGTCCCCGGGATGAAGCGCTGATGGCCGCGGTGGGGCCGCTGACGAGCATCCTGCTGGCGGTGCTGCTCGGCGGCGCGACGTGGCTGCTCCAGGAGGTGCGCTCGTTCAACCTCCAGTTCGCGTTCTTCTACATGGCCAGCCTGAACCTGTTCCTGGGGGTGTTCAACCTGCTGCCCGCGTTCCCCATGGATGGGGGGCGCATCGTCCGCGCGTCGCTGGCGGGACGGCTGGGGATGGTGCGCGCGACGCAGGTGGCGTCCTGGCTGGGACGTGGGTTCGCGGTGTTGTTCGGTGTGTGGGCGGTGCTGTCGCTCAACCCGTTCCTGGTGGTCATCGCGTTCTTCATCTTCATGGGCGCGCAGGCGGAGGCGCAGCAGGTGCGGATGAAGATGACGCTGGAGCGTGTGCCGGTGGCCGACTTGATGACGCCGCGCCGGGTGGGCGTGGACGCGGGGGCGTCGCTGGATCAGGCGCTGTGGGACTTGCGGCGTGCGCGGTTGTTGCTGCTGCCGGTGACGGAGGACGAAAGGCCGGTGGGGCAGGTGTCGCTGGAGACGGTGAGGGCCGTGCCGGATTCGGAGCGGATGACGCGCACCGCGCGCGAGGTGATGGTGCCCGCCGTGGTGGTGCGGCTGGATGAGGATGGGTGGACGGCGCTGCGACGCATGGCCGAGGAGGAGATGCCCCAACTCGTCGTGGTGGAGGCGGATGGGGTGCTGGCGGGGACGCTCGACGTGAATGATGTGCAGCGCGGTATGGCGCTGTATCAGGCGCGCGAGCAGCGCAGTGGTCAGCAGGAGCGGCGGTGGCGGCAGGAGCGGCCGGCGTGA
- a CDS encoding Coq4 family protein: MWNPVAYAWTAWRMARALRDPEKLQDVLGLAPVLAPPVAMRRLVERLMSHASAAQAFIERPRVGLLHLAALRALPEHTLGRAFVDHLEANQVNPDALPYLEARTDEEYVRAHLLESHDVWHVLTGFPTTVAGELGIQAFSLAQVGSPFALGILAGGLTNTLLYAFSQREERMRAIVRGWLLGQRARPLFGAPWCQMWESPLVEVRQRYGLDLAAVDAVLDDPMRPAMEVRNPGSASSPQSC; the protein is encoded by the coding sequence ATGTGGAATCCTGTCGCGTATGCGTGGACGGCATGGCGGATGGCACGGGCCCTCCGCGACCCGGAGAAACTCCAGGACGTCCTGGGTCTGGCCCCCGTGCTCGCGCCCCCCGTGGCGATGCGGCGGCTGGTGGAGCGCCTGATGAGCCACGCCTCCGCGGCCCAGGCCTTCATCGAGCGCCCGCGCGTGGGCCTGCTCCACCTGGCCGCGCTGCGCGCCCTGCCCGAACACACCCTGGGACGTGCCTTCGTCGACCACCTGGAGGCGAACCAGGTGAACCCTGACGCGCTGCCCTACCTGGAGGCGCGGACCGACGAGGAGTACGTGCGAGCGCACCTGCTCGAATCCCATGACGTCTGGCACGTCCTCACCGGCTTTCCGACGACCGTTGCGGGCGAGCTGGGCATCCAGGCCTTCAGCCTGGCCCAGGTGGGCAGCCCCTTCGCGCTGGGCATCCTCGCGGGCGGCCTGACGAACACCCTCCTCTACGCGTTCTCCCAGCGCGAGGAGCGCATGCGCGCCATCGTCCGGGGCTGGCTGCTGGGACAACGGGCCCGGCCGCTCTTCGGGGCACCGTGGTGTCAGATGTGGGAGTCACCCCTGGTGGAGGTCCGCCAGCGCTACGGCCTGGACCTGGCGGCGGTGGATGCAGTGCTTGACGACCCCATGCGTCCGGCCATGGAAGTCAGGAATCCAGGCAGCGCGTCCTCGCCCCAATCATGCTAG
- a CDS encoding acyl-CoA carboxylase subunit beta, whose translation MDQTPEKDPLRARLEKMEKQAELGGGADRIAKQHESGKLTARERIDLLLDPGSFCELDKFVTHRSNEFGMGDKKIPGDGVVTGYGTVEGRKVFVFAQDFTVFGGSLSGAYAQKICKIMDLATRVGAPVIGLNDSGGARIQEGVESLAGYADIFVRNTLASGVVPQISLIMGPCAGGAVYSPAITDFIMMVKDTSYMFITGPDVIKTVTHEEVSKEALGGAVTHNQKSGVAHFAAENEQAAIVMTRELLSFLPSNNQEEAPVQPCEDDAFRAEESLKTIVPSNPNKPYDIKEVIKAIVDDKHFFEVQEHFAKNIVIGFARMNGRSVGVVANQPAVLAGVLDIDASIKAARFVRFCDCFNIPLVTLVDVPGFLPGTDQEWGGIITHGAKLLYAYAEATVPKVTVITRKAYGGAYDVMASKHIRADMNFAWPTAEIAVMGPEGAVNIIFRNELAKAPDAAAERARLTADYRDKFATPFKAAELGYIDEIIRPEETRAKLIRALELLKDKRQENLPRKHGNIPL comes from the coding sequence ATGGACCAGACTCCCGAGAAGGACCCCCTCCGCGCACGTCTCGAGAAGATGGAGAAGCAAGCCGAGCTGGGTGGCGGTGCCGACCGCATCGCCAAGCAGCACGAGTCCGGCAAGCTCACCGCCCGCGAGCGCATCGACCTGCTCCTTGACCCCGGCTCCTTCTGTGAGCTGGACAAGTTCGTCACCCACCGCTCGAACGAGTTCGGCATGGGCGACAAGAAGATTCCAGGCGACGGCGTCGTCACCGGCTACGGCACCGTGGAAGGCCGCAAGGTCTTCGTCTTCGCCCAGGACTTCACCGTCTTCGGCGGCTCGCTGTCGGGCGCCTACGCGCAGAAGATCTGCAAGATCATGGACCTGGCCACCCGCGTGGGTGCGCCCGTCATCGGCCTGAATGACTCGGGCGGCGCGCGCATCCAGGAAGGCGTGGAGAGCCTGGCCGGCTACGCGGACATCTTCGTGCGCAACACGCTGGCCTCCGGCGTGGTGCCCCAGATTTCGCTCATCATGGGCCCGTGCGCGGGCGGCGCGGTGTACTCGCCCGCCATCACCGACTTCATCATGATGGTGAAGGACACCTCGTACATGTTCATCACCGGCCCGGACGTCATCAAGACGGTGACGCACGAGGAGGTGTCGAAGGAGGCGCTGGGCGGCGCCGTCACGCACAACCAGAAGTCCGGCGTGGCCCACTTCGCGGCGGAGAACGAGCAGGCCGCCATCGTGATGACGCGCGAGCTGCTCTCCTTCCTGCCCTCCAACAACCAGGAAGAGGCGCCCGTCCAGCCGTGCGAGGACGACGCGTTCCGGGCCGAGGAGTCGCTCAAGACGATTGTCCCGAGCAACCCCAACAAGCCCTACGACATCAAGGAAGTCATCAAGGCCATCGTCGACGACAAGCACTTCTTCGAGGTGCAGGAGCACTTCGCGAAGAACATCGTCATCGGCTTCGCGCGCATGAACGGGCGCAGCGTGGGCGTCGTCGCCAACCAGCCCGCGGTGCTCGCCGGCGTGCTGGACATCGACGCCAGCATCAAGGCCGCGCGCTTCGTGCGCTTCTGCGACTGCTTCAACATCCCGCTCGTCACGCTGGTGGACGTGCCCGGCTTCCTCCCCGGCACCGACCAGGAGTGGGGCGGCATCATCACCCACGGCGCCAAGCTGCTGTACGCCTACGCCGAGGCCACCGTCCCCAAGGTCACCGTCATCACCCGCAAGGCCTACGGCGGCGCCTATGACGTCATGGCGTCCAAGCACATCCGCGCGGACATGAACTTCGCCTGGCCCACCGCCGAAATCGCCGTCATGGGCCCGGAGGGCGCGGTCAACATCATCTTCCGCAACGAGCTGGCCAAGGCCCCGGACGCCGCCGCCGAGCGGGCCCGGCTGACGGCGGACTACCGCGACAAGTTCGCCACCCCGTTCAAGGCGGCCGAGCTGGGCTACATCGACGAAATCATCCGTCCGGAGGAGACGCGCGCGAAGCTCATCCGCGCCCTGGAGCTGCTGAAGGACAAGCGCCAGGAGAACCTCCCCCGCAAGCACGGCAACATCCCGCTCTAG
- the accC gene encoding acetyl-CoA carboxylase biotin carboxylase subunit encodes MPKIRKVLVANRGEIAIRVMRTCKELGIATVAVYSEADRSALHVRTADQAIFVGPPPSRESYLVQQRILDAAKQAGADAIHPGYGFLSENAAFVRACEAEGLTFIGPPASAMDSMGEKTRARANMIKAGVPVVPGTTEPIPSVEEARAYVEKIGFPVMLKAAGGGGGKGMRKVERMEDFESSWRAAKSEALNAFGNDAVYIEKYLEKPHHVEIQVFADQYGNTIHLNERECSAQRRHQKVVEETPSPILSPELRAKMGEVAVKAAKAVNYVGAGTVEFLVDVHRNFYFLEMNTRLQVEHPVTEWVTGLDLVAMQIRAAEGEKLGLTEAPTPRGHSIEVRVYAEDPSRNFMPSPGKITYLRVPGGPNVRDDSGVFPGYTVPNVYDPMISKLSVWAPTRREAIARTQRALSEYVVKGITTNIRYLKAILAHPEFIEGDYDTSFLTRQHDALLGAEDPKLSEMALLASVVHTYQKDQKRAKTLPAAGGGQGGGNGGVSPWKLALRTRR; translated from the coding sequence ATGCCCAAGATCCGCAAAGTGCTCGTCGCCAATCGCGGCGAGATCGCCATCCGGGTGATGCGCACGTGCAAGGAACTCGGCATCGCCACGGTGGCGGTGTACTCGGAGGCGGACCGCTCCGCCCTGCATGTGCGCACGGCCGACCAGGCCATCTTCGTGGGGCCCCCGCCTTCGCGTGAGAGCTACCTGGTGCAGCAGCGCATCCTCGACGCCGCGAAGCAGGCTGGCGCGGATGCCATCCACCCCGGCTACGGCTTCCTCTCCGAAAACGCCGCCTTCGTCCGCGCCTGTGAAGCCGAAGGGCTGACGTTCATCGGGCCGCCCGCCTCCGCCATGGACTCCATGGGCGAGAAGACGCGTGCCCGCGCGAACATGATCAAGGCGGGCGTGCCCGTGGTGCCCGGCACCACCGAGCCCATCCCCTCCGTGGAGGAGGCGCGCGCCTACGTGGAGAAGATTGGCTTCCCCGTCATGCTCAAGGCCGCGGGCGGCGGCGGTGGCAAGGGCATGCGCAAGGTGGAGCGCATGGAGGACTTCGAGTCCTCGTGGCGCGCCGCCAAGAGCGAGGCCCTCAACGCCTTCGGCAACGACGCCGTCTACATCGAGAAGTACCTGGAGAAGCCACACCACGTGGAGATCCAGGTCTTCGCGGACCAGTACGGCAACACCATCCACCTGAACGAGCGCGAGTGCTCGGCGCAGCGCCGGCACCAGAAGGTGGTGGAGGAGACGCCCAGCCCCATCCTCTCGCCGGAGCTGCGCGCGAAGATGGGCGAGGTCGCGGTGAAGGCGGCCAAGGCCGTCAACTACGTGGGCGCCGGGACGGTGGAGTTCCTGGTGGACGTGCACCGCAACTTCTACTTCCTGGAGATGAACACCCGCCTCCAGGTGGAGCACCCGGTGACGGAGTGGGTGACGGGCCTGGACCTGGTGGCCATGCAGATTCGGGCCGCCGAGGGCGAGAAGCTCGGCCTCACCGAAGCCCCCACGCCGCGCGGTCACTCGATTGAAGTCCGCGTGTACGCGGAGGACCCGAGCCGCAACTTCATGCCCAGCCCGGGCAAGATTACGTACCTGCGCGTGCCGGGTGGACCGAACGTGCGTGACGATTCGGGCGTGTTCCCCGGGTACACGGTGCCCAACGTCTACGACCCGATGATTTCCAAGCTGTCCGTGTGGGCCCCCACGCGGCGCGAGGCCATCGCGCGCACGCAGCGCGCGCTGTCCGAGTACGTGGTGAAGGGCATCACCACCAACATCCGCTACCTGAAGGCGATTCTGGCGCACCCCGAGTTCATCGAGGGCGACTACGACACCAGCTTCCTCACCCGCCAGCACGATGCACTGCTGGGCGCGGAGGACCCGAAGCTGAGCGAGATGGCGCTGCTGGCCAGCGTGGTGCACACGTACCAGAAGGACCAGAAGCGCGCGAAGACGCTGCCCGCCGCCGGTGGCGGCCAGGGCGGTGGCAACGGCGGCGTCTCCCCGTGGAAGCTGGCGCTGCGCACGCGCCGCTAA
- a CDS encoding biotin/lipoyl-containing protein, with amino-acid sequence MRYFTKQQGQKEAVPVDLEPLGNDQFKITVGATTYQVDALALEHGTLSMLVDGQSYNVEFEENGDELGVLLRGQVNRIDVADERRLRLRAANAAFSVEGKQLVTAPMPGKVVKVLVKVGDEVKEGQGLVVVEAMKMENELKSPKAGKVTELFAKEGTAVENNAKLVVVE; translated from the coding sequence ATGCGTTACTTCACGAAGCAGCAGGGCCAGAAGGAAGCGGTTCCGGTGGACCTGGAGCCCCTGGGGAACGACCAGTTCAAAATCACCGTGGGCGCCACCACGTACCAGGTGGACGCGCTGGCGCTGGAGCACGGCACGCTGTCCATGCTGGTGGACGGCCAGTCGTACAACGTCGAGTTCGAGGAGAACGGCGACGAGCTTGGCGTGCTCCTGCGCGGCCAGGTGAACCGCATCGACGTGGCGGATGAGCGCCGGCTCCGGCTGCGCGCGGCCAACGCGGCCTTCTCCGTGGAGGGCAAGCAGCTGGTCACCGCGCCCATGCCGGGCAAGGTGGTGAAGGTGCTGGTGAAGGTGGGCGACGAGGTGAAGGAGGGCCAGGGCCTCGTGGTGGTGGAAGCCATGAAGATGGAGAACGAGCTCAAGAGCCCCAAGGCGGGCAAGGTGACGGAGCTGTTCGCCAAGGAAGGCACCGCCGTGGAGAACAACGCCAAGCTGGTGGTGGTGGAATAG
- a CDS encoding YfbM family protein: protein MEMLCTLRSATEAQRVALLQAPERLEDFVDDDEDFGDPKGSAFLELDIGEAWHGLQYLLTGTPWEGSAPLDFLVRGGEDVGDIPSEEGTARVFTPAQVQALATALQQVTQKTLRARYDASTMQAQDIYPGTWDEPESEVDLLEELLSYFEELQKFMAAVAKRREALLVHIG from the coding sequence ATGGAGATGCTCTGCACCCTGCGCAGCGCCACCGAGGCCCAGCGCGTTGCCCTGCTCCAGGCCCCCGAACGGCTGGAGGACTTCGTCGACGATGACGAGGACTTCGGTGACCCGAAGGGCTCGGCGTTCCTGGAGCTGGACATCGGCGAGGCGTGGCATGGCCTCCAGTACCTGCTGACCGGAACACCGTGGGAAGGCAGCGCGCCGCTGGACTTCCTGGTGCGTGGCGGCGAGGACGTGGGCGACATCCCTTCCGAGGAAGGCACCGCGCGCGTCTTCACGCCGGCCCAGGTGCAGGCCCTGGCCACGGCGCTGCAGCAGGTGACGCAGAAGACGCTGCGCGCGCGCTACGACGCGTCCACCATGCAGGCCCAGGACATCTACCCCGGGACCTGGGACGAGCCCGAGTCCGAGGTGGATTTGCTGGAGGAGCTGCTCTCCTACTTCGAGGAGCTCCAGAAGTTCATGGCCGCCGTGGCGAAGCGCCGGGAGGCGCTGCTGGTGCACATCGGCTGA
- a CDS encoding TSUP family transporter — MDVDVSALHLILLCVAALIAGMVDAIAGGGGLISVPALLAAGLPPHVALGTNKGQSVFGSFAALVRFSRAGLVDGNLARVTFPFGLGGALGGAALVLLVKPEVLKPLVLVLLIAVAVFLAFRKSPRPGDMPEPGPPARARAIGALIALAIGTYDGFFGPGTGTFLIVAFSSLLGHGLARASADAKVVNFASNLASVALFAFKGVVLWKVALPMAGAQFAGAYLGAHLAVKGGDKLVRKVVLGVVLALVLKLGHDVVMA; from the coding sequence GTGGACGTGGACGTCAGTGCGCTGCACCTCATCTTGCTGTGCGTGGCCGCGCTGATTGCCGGCATGGTGGATGCCATCGCGGGAGGTGGCGGGCTCATCTCCGTCCCCGCGCTGCTGGCCGCGGGGCTTCCGCCCCACGTGGCGCTGGGCACCAACAAGGGACAGTCCGTCTTCGGCTCGTTCGCCGCGCTGGTGCGCTTCTCCCGCGCGGGGCTGGTGGATGGGAACCTGGCGCGAGTGACGTTCCCCTTCGGCCTGGGTGGGGCCCTCGGGGGCGCGGCGCTGGTGCTGCTGGTGAAGCCCGAAGTCCTCAAGCCCCTGGTGCTGGTGCTGCTCATCGCGGTGGCGGTGTTCCTCGCCTTCCGCAAGTCGCCGCGTCCGGGGGACATGCCGGAGCCCGGGCCGCCCGCGCGCGCCCGGGCCATTGGCGCGCTCATCGCGCTGGCCATCGGCACCTACGACGGCTTCTTCGGGCCGGGGACGGGGACGTTCCTCATCGTGGCCTTCTCGTCCCTGCTGGGACACGGCCTGGCGCGCGCGTCGGCGGACGCGAAGGTGGTGAACTTCGCCTCCAACCTCGCCTCCGTCGCGTTGTTCGCCTTCAAGGGCGTGGTGCTCTGGAAGGTGGCGCTGCCCATGGCCGGCGCCCAGTTCGCGGGCGCCTACCTGGGCGCGCACCTGGCCGTGAAGGGCGGCGACAAACTGGTGCGCAAGGTGGTGCTGGGCGTGGTGCTGGCCCTGGTGCTCAAGCTGGGGCACGACGTGGTGATGGCCTGA